From Penicillium psychrofluorescens genome assembly, chromosome: 6, one genomic window encodes:
- a CDS encoding uncharacterized protein (ID:PFLUO_009373-T1.cds;~source:funannotate), whose protein sequence is MSARNSHDYAGVRVSLPVSHDPSDADDASQQESFDDAPESIENNDTNVAPQPSSTRSLTDSPPVGNISSPDTTEKPPFPSESQDEKKSEEEEDSKEEEKDDGADEDADNDEKQAEAAADEDTGVGKDDDDDKTDDQPHEGEKPETKETEQPDRDTAEKSSIHTPRHSLDDVNLNGAVDPADQEDTPRRRTSQKSPFLNSHHLSSTSSLDEVNLTNEAANAKDEDSPPVPPKDASSTVPSGFKALSSNLPSLSWGSAAPANKSSPTSTAPPPPARKLSSGPFAWFSRSSQGGKDIKSPPQNAFNRRNTAASVSTIASNMDSAARHDGEDGDTSSLSSKKTRRNSLKDQFKLLRMREEGIIVQDEEGGLSARASISQPGASPQIIPEEGEEGILATPVAPASGATSPARTPSIINPDLAPGTVSGVSASATDASMPVDWDLWQQLVNEGPQALTGSEELNKAIKRGIPQTVRGVIWQILADSQQVDGIEEIYRELVARGTSPEKDRRTPTSQLNGSAEKESTTSSRSSIRSEHSGSGTQSTSVTPSAAPSAPPSVTPSVAASPSLEMDPEKLAKEQAASENARIKKAKSDAAALQKLEKAIRRDLGARTSYSKYFVSQGNQESLFGLCKAYALYDEGVGYAQGMNFIVMPLLFNMDEVEAFALLVKLMNKYGLREMFIQDMPGLHRSLYQFERLLEDLEPTLYCHLRRRGVHPQLYATQWFLTLFAYRFPLQLVLRIYDLIFEEGLETTIIKFGVAIMRRNAQQLLIMKDMGPLTTFLKERLFDAYIDKQPSPSSILESGFFGSSGSADKEIYRSDLLVQDACATPLTPEMMAAYSTEWEEKVRAEKEHEAELETLRHTVNTQGARVRLLEERAEASDQEHVQLASQLVHVKVENEELRDLDEALKQQVAELKSVVDKQPAEVEEKLRTEMDRIMKRNIEVQNENRAMEEQMSEMEKELVATKMKWAELSENHDNLKQKWNDLRRALD, encoded by the exons ATGTCCGCGCGCAATAGTCATGACTACGCCGGGGTAAGGGTCTCCCTGCCGGTCTCACACGACCCATCGGATGCTGACGATGCCTCTCAACAGGAGTCCTTCGACGACGCCCCGGAATCGATCGAGAACAATGACACCAACGTGGCCCCCCAGCCCTCGTCGACGCGGTCGTTGACCGACAGTCCCCCTGTCGGCAACATATCGTCGCCGGATACTACTGAGAAGCCTCCTTTCCCTTCTGAATCGcaggacgagaagaagagcgaggaggaggaagatagcaaggaagaggagaaggatgatggtGCGGACGAGGATGCAGACAATGACGAGAAACAGGcagaggcggcggcggatgaGGACACCGGCGTCGGgaaagacgacgacgacgacaagaCCGATGATCAGCCAcacgagggcgagaagccaGAGACCaaggagaccgagcagccTGACCGGGACACGGCCGAGAAATCGTCCATCCACACCCCTCGTCATTCGCTGGACGACGTCAACCTGAATGGCGCGGTAGACCCTGCGGACCAGGAGGACACCCCTCGCAGACGCACCTCCCAGAAATCGCCTTTTTTGAATTCTCATCACCTCTCCAGCACGTCGTCGCTCGACGAGGTGAATCTGACAAACGAAGCAGCCAACGCCAAAGATGAGGACTCGCCACCTGTGCCCCCCAAGGATGCAAGCTCCACGGTTCCCTCCGGCTTCAAGGCGCTGTCAAGCAACCTTCCGTCATTATCATGGGGTAGTGCAGCCCCAGCCAACAAGAGTTCACCCACTTCAACTGCACCACCGCCTCCGGCTCGGAAACTCAGCAGCGGCCCCTTTGCATGGTTCTCGCGAAGCTCACAAGGAGGCAAGGACATCAAATCCCCGCCCCAGAATGCCTTCAATCGGAGAAACACTGCCGCCTCGGTTTCGACTATCGCCAGCAACATGGACTCAGCCGCTCGACACGAcggtgaagatggggatACCTCTAGTCTCAGCTCCAAGAAGACTCGGCGTAATAGCCTGAAGGACCAGTTCAAGCTTCTGCGGATGCGGGAAGAAGGAATTATTGTGCAGGATGAAGAGGGTGGGCTATCAGCTCGCGCCAGCATCAGCCAGCCTGGAGCCAGCCCTCAAATCATCccggaagaaggcgaggagggtATACTGGCTACACCAGTGGCACCAGCCTCGGGAGCGACGTCTCCGGCCCGAACACCCTCGATCATCAACCCCGACCTGGCCCCCGGCACGGTCTCTGGAGTCTCTGCCTCGGCCACCGATGCGTCGATGCCTGTGGACTGGGACTTGTggcagcagctcgtcaaTGAAGGACCGCAGGCTCTGACAGGTTCGGAGGAACtgaacaaggccatcaaaCGCGGTATTCCGCAGACCGTTCGTGGCGTGATCTGGCAGATTCTGGCAGATTCTCAGCAGGTTGACGGGATCGAGGAAATTTACCGGGAACTCGTGGCTCGTGGGACGAGCCCAGAGAAAGATCGTCGAACGCCTACCAGTCAGTTGAACGGGTCGGCCGAGAAGGAGTCTACCACGTCGTCGCGCTCGTCCATTCGCTCTGAACATTCAGGATCCGGGACGCAGTCGACCAGCGTGACTCCTAGTGCTGCTCCTAGTGCTCCTCCGAGTGTCACCCCCAGCGTTGCCGCCAGCCCTTCCCTGGAAATGGACCCAGAGAAGTTGGCCAAGGAGCAGGCTGCCAGTGAGAATGCCCGCATCAAGAAAGCAAAGAGTGACGCGGCTGCTCTCCAGAAGCTTGAGAAGGCCATCCGACGGGACCTGGGTGCGCGTACCAGCTACTCCAAATACTTTGTCTCGCAAGGGAACCAGGAGAGTTTGTTTGGATTGTGCAAGGCATACGCCTTGTACGATGAGGGAGTTGGTTATGCCCAGGGCATGAATTTTATTGTCATGCCTCTCTTGTTTAAC ATGGACGAGGTCGAAGCCTTCGCTCTGCTTGTGAAGCTGATGAACAAGTACGGGCTGCGGGAAATGTTCATCCAAGACATGCCCGGTCTGCACCGCAGCTTATATCAATTTGAGCGCCTTTTGGAAGATTTGGAGCCTACGTTGTACTGCCACCTGCGGCGCCGCGGCGTTCACCCGCAACTATACGCGACACAGTGGTTCCTGACGTTGTTCGCCTACCGTTTCCCGTTGCAGCTGGTCCTTCGCATTTATGACCTGATCTTCGAAGAGGGCCTAGAGACCACGATCATCAAGTTCGGCGTGGCGATCATGCGCCGGAACGCGCAGCAACTTCTGATCATGAAGGACATGGGCCCGCTCACCACTTTCCTCAAGGAGCGCCTGTTCGACGCATACATCGACAAGCAGCCCTCCCCGTCGTCGATCTTGGAGTCCGGCTTCTTCGGCAGCTCGGGTTCGGCCGATAAGGAAATTTACCGATCCGACCTTCTCGTGCAAGATGCATGTGCAACCCCACTCACGCCAGAAATGATGGCCGCCTACTCCACCGAATGGGAGGAGAAAGTGCGTGCCGAGAAGGAACACGAAGCTGAGCTGGAGACCCTGCGACATACCGTGAACACCCAGGGAGCTCGGGTCCGTCTTCTGGAAGAGCGCGCCGAGGCTTCTGACCAGGAGCATGTGCAGCTGGCCTCGCAATTGGTCCACGTCAAGGTTGAAAACGAGGAATTGCGCGACCTCGACGAGGCGTTGAAGCAGCAAGTTGCTGAGCTGAAGAGCGTGGTGGACAAGCAGCCGGctgaggtggaggagaagctgcgcacGGAGATGGACCGGATCATGAAGCGGAACATCGAGGTGCAGAATGAGAACCGCGCgatggaggagcagatgtccgagatggagaaggagttggTGGCTACGAAGATGAAGTGGGCGGAG TTGTCTGAGAACCACGACAATCTCAAACAGAAGTGGAATGACCTGCGCCGGGCTCTCGATTAA
- a CDS encoding uncharacterized protein (ID:PFLUO_009374-T1.cds;~source:funannotate) yields MAPIERITLFKIPDEAGRDRVLEQYKVLAKTATKDGKPYIVSAAAGASIPDPRNQGFNLSVKTTFASMEDMKYYDNDCEAHKALKAVAASVREEVLTTYFENIL; encoded by the exons ATGGCACCCATTGAACGCATCACCCTCTTCAAAATCCCCGACGAGGCGGGCCGGGACCGCGTCCTGGAGCAGTACAAGGTGTTGGCGAAGACGGCTACGAAG GACGGCAAGCCCTACATCGTCTCCGCGGCCGCGGGCGCCTCGATCCCGGACCCGCGCAACCAAGGATTCAACCTCAGCGTCAAGACGACTTTCGCGTCGATGGAAGACATGAAGTACTACGATAATGACTGCGAGGCGCACAAGGCGCTCAAGGCGGTTGCAGCGTcggtgagggaggaagttCTCACGACTTATTTTGAGAATATCTTGTAA
- a CDS encoding uncharacterized protein (ID:PFLUO_009375-T1.cds;~source:funannotate) → MATCSQCARREIQCRLDDSDDVRIRRRRRFTARGGIVEASVGESQMALPNTSLGSRANPTSQVTSESNSASLSPGDGHLALSNPPYDLFSDDPFALSFDNMVFLDQVFMGDCGPTEWNNGRPSQDLQDATSTSDNTQTDNREQHGRTTISPGGTVDSCSWMGDSADSAIYTAALHSYFDSAAPYLPILLADAFWQDYHAGRCSELLLYAVACCGMPFTEAPNKWDLQQHLACKFRDTFLNARSNASDDATIRLDDLEALALMVDFEYEDAGSLPLHSNLGRLFLTHESLVLMTINYRILDCETMDSTSSAKLARANERRVLLYWHIYGLDAFHCLDRKQISRIPNNDVGSNESLLPHETKDYFDAILALAVIARQITQTLCTPLAKCQGVEPNDVHNSYEQLYQWRNNTCPQYLRRSKDSAGKLATNDREEPYSGGTKKYTQLYRAVLWALELNCLLQIECCVSDYGIQDNKSLEAEMIAIRVEYESVRALNDMVDICRWIKRHKTLNQDHERHSLIDLAPTVLRNTCAGMCFWSCQRGIELCNRGSPSLLRSPHENNGDDRCKRHVQTYVETAQLLRDTAATATSHRDTAQILERLDKQRALLDSSLCDLQASII, encoded by the coding sequence ATGGCTACATGTTCGCAGTGCGCCCGTCGGGAAATACAATGCCGTCTTGATGACTCGGACGATGTTCGTATTCGACGGCGCCGCCGATTTACCGCTCGCGGAGGTATTGTGGAAGCCAGTGTTGGAGAATCACAGATGGCTCTACCTAATACATCCCTGGGTAGCCGAGCAAATCCGACCTCGCAGGTTACTTCAGAATCAAATTCCGCCTCCCTTTCCCCAGGAGATGGCCATTTGGCACTATCAAATCCCCCATATGACCTATTTTCTGATGACCCATTCGCACTAAGCTTCGACAATATGGTTTTCCTCGATCAAGTCTTCATGGGTGACTGCGGACCAACAGAATGGAACAACGGCCGACCAAGCCAAGACTTGCAAGATGCCACTTCTACCTCCGACAACACCCAGACCGACAACCGAGAACAGCATGGGCGGACTACTATCTCTCCCGGAGGGACAGTTGATTCATGTTCTTGGATGGGTGACTCTGCAGATTCGGCTATTTACACTGCAGCACTGCATTCCTACTTCGATTCTGCGGCCCCATACCTTCCAATTCTTCTCGCAGATGCGTTTTGGCAAGACTATCACGCGGGTCGGTGCAGTGAATTGCTTTTGTATGCCGTTGCCTGCTGCGGTATGCCCTTCACTGAAGCACCAAACAAATGGGATCTTCAACAACATCTTGCGTGCAAATTCCGTGACACATTTCTCAATGCTCGAAGCAACGCATCTGATGATGCAACTATCAGacttgatgaccttgaagcTCTGGCGCTTATGGTTGATTTCGAATACGAAGATGCTGGCAGTCTACCGCTCCATTCGAACCTAGGAAGGCTTTTTCTTACGCACGAATCGCTCGTTTTGATGACGATTAACTATCGCATTCTCGACTGCGAAACCATGGATTCAACTTCGTCAGCAAAACTGGCAAGAGCTAACGAGCGTCGTGTGCTACTCTACTGGCATATCTATGGACTCGACGCATTTCACTGCCTTGACCGCAAGCAAATATCGCGTATCCCAAATAACGACGTCGGCAGCAACGAGAGTCTCTTGCCACACGAAACCAAGGACTATTTCGATGCtattcttgcccttgctgTTATTGCCCGCCAAATTACACAGACTTTGTGTACCCCCCTGGCAAAATGTCAAGGCGTCGAACCGAATGACGTCCACAATTCGTATGAGCAACTCTATCAATGGAGGAACAACACCTGTCCGCAATATCTACGAAGGAGTAAAGATAGTGCAGGTAAACTGGCGACTAACGACCGCGAAGAGCCATATTCAGGTGGAACGAAAAAATACACTCAGCTCTATCGCGCAGTCTTATGGGCTCTAGAACTGAACTGTCTATTACAGATTGAGTGCTGTGTCTCAGACTACGGTATACAAGACAACAAAAGCTTGGAGGCAGAGATGATTGCCATACGAGTCGAATATGAAAGTGTACGCGCATTGAACGACATGGTCGATATATGTCGGTGGATTAAGCGGCACAAGACTCTCAATCAAGATCATGAGCGACACTCTTTGATTGATCTCGCACCAACTGTTTTGCGCAATACCTGTGCGGGGATGTGCTTTTGGTCCTGTCAACGCGGCATTGAACTTTGCAACCGTGGTTCCCCAAGTCTGCTTCGTTCTCCCCACGAGAACAACGGAGATGATCGTTGCAAGCGACATGTCCAAACCTATGTTGAAACCGCGCAGTTGTTGCGAGATACAGCGGCGACAGCGACATCACATCGCGATACGGCGCAGATCCTTGAGCGCCTTGACAAACAACGAGCGTTACTTGATTCCAGCCTGTGTGATCTCCAGGCAAGTATCATTTAA
- a CDS encoding uncharacterized protein (ID:PFLUO_009372-T1.cds;~source:funannotate): MASHGVPRSNQTEKSQEARQQELQKIEKYQDLGRQVHQKVSDHEYTADTLKLLGDLLESNPEYYTIWNYRRRVLQHQLSQTDAPQAKLLGKDLQFLIPLLSKFPKCYWIWNYRLWLLDEARRLLPLPEARKTWEGELVLVSMFLSKDRRNFHAWGYRQLVFDTLKQLAEAEETRTSMTQKEFEYSDKKIRENLSNFSAWHYRTKIIQRLLDEQSASDAERKKMLDDELDFIHQALIDPRDQSLWFYHQNLMCVFDPSVAERTMAPNLSVSDRVQYLRNEVEFIEEMLDGDEDCKYIYQALIDCTVLVSKVTGTRSDSDRDQILSWLSELKKLDPLRKGRWVDFERSLS; this comes from the exons ATGGCAAGC CATGGCGTGCCGCGCTCAAATCAAACGGAGAAGTCTCAGGAAGCGCGGCAGCAGGAATTGCAGAAAATAGAAAAGTACCAGGACCTGGGGCGCCAGGTTCACCAGAAG GTGTCCGATCATGAATACACGGCTGACACATTGAAGCTGCTCGGGGACCTGCTGGAGAGTAACCCGGAGTACTACACCATCTGGAACTATCGGCGGCGAGTGCTGCAACATCAACTCTCCCAGACAGATGCACCTCAGGCAAAGCTACTAGGAAAGGATCTTCAATTTCTGATCCCGCTTCTGAGTAAATTCCCCAAATGCTACTGGATCTGGAATTATCGCCTCTGGCTACTGGACGAGGCTCGTCGGTTACTACCACTCCCCGAGGCCCGCAAGACTTGGGAAGGGGAGCTTGTCCTGGTGAGCATGTTTTTGAGCAAGGACCGCCGCAACTTTCACGCCTGGGGGTACCGACAGCTGGTGTTCGACACCTTGAAGCAGCTGgcagaggcggaggagacgcGGACGAGCATGACCCAAAAGGAGTTTGAGTACTcggacaagaagatccgcgAGAATCTGTCCAATTTTTCTGCCTGGCATTACCGGACGAAAATCATCCAGCGGCTGCTGGATGAACAATCTGCCAGCGATGCcgagcggaagaagatgctggaCGACG AATTGGACTTTATTCATCAGGCCTTGATTGACCCACGCGACCAATCTCTCTGGTTCTACCACCAGAACCTCATGTGTGTCTTTGACCCCTCAGTGGCGGAGCGGACTATGGCTCCGAATCTGAGCGTGTCCGACCGGGTGCAGTATCTTCGGAATGAGGTCGAGTTCATTGAGGAGATGCTGGACGGGGATGAGGACTGCAAATACATCTACCAAGCCCTGATCGATTGCACCGTTCTAGTGTCCAAAGTGACCGGCACACGGTCGGACTCAGACCGGGATCAGATTCTGAGCTGGCTCTCGGAATTGAAGAAGTTGGATCCATTACGAAAGGGGCGCTGGGTGGATTTTGAGCGGAGTCTGAGTTAG
- a CDS encoding uncharacterized protein (ID:PFLUO_009377-T1.cds;~source:funannotate), translating to MEENGGTVRHRHTTATADADADASLERMGIKSDLDRHSFSNISMLGMAFAIVNSWCAIGTTVNASLPSGGPSSAVWGIVIAGIFNMCCGVSLAEFLSAYPTAGGQYHWAAVASWKSTRRAVSYITGWINLAAWVCLAGANCLLVSGIIMSYAQLVNPSFEPQPWQRLLLYIAIDLIAFCYNLFANRFLSHLNKYNMFFTLAGFVASLVAILACAAPNFQSAKFVFGGFINKSGWPNGWAWHAFSVTAYDSTIHMIEEMPNPTTQGPRLIIYAIGMAVITGFGYIAAVLAVISDIPKAIGASEPLLEIYYQATQNKAGSICLMMFPLLSFVLCAIDDMATSARMAYALARDGGMPFSSHFAHVSPTYGVPVAGLFWCFAWDIVFALVFLGSDDAFNAIVSAAVVCFTITYAIPPGINMLRGRRMLPENRSFKLPTAIGYICNAADVAWALLTTVLFIWPTSSPTSAVNMNYCIVAFGVIIVIAGSNWIFSARKSYTPPALELVHGHQTVSVPIEASESTGESKAGQVDKHGLAKTE from the exons atggaagaaaacGGAGGGACCGTCCGGCACAGGCACACCACCGCCACTGCcgacgccgatgccgacgctTCGCTGGAGCGGATGGGCATCAAATCCGATCTCGACCGTCATTCCTTCTCGAACATTTCCATGCTTGGCATGGCGTTCGCCATCGTCAATTCATGGTGTGCCATTGGCACCACAGTCAACGCATCCCTGCCATCTGGCGGGCCTAGCAGTGCCGTGTGGGGCATTGTCATTGCCGGGATCTTCAACATGTGCTGTGGGGTATCGCTGGCCGAGTTCCTGTCAGCCTACCCAACGGCGGGTGGCCAGTACCACTGGGCGGCCGTGGCCAGCTGGAAGTCAACGAGACGGGCCGTCAGCTACATCACCGGCTGGATTAACCTCGCCGCGTGGGTGTGTCTGGCCGGGGCCAACTGCCTGCTGGTCAGCGGAATCATCATGAGCTATGCCCAGCTCGTGAACCCAAGTTTTGAGCCACAGCCGTGGCAACGACTCCTGCTGTACATTGCCATCGACCTCATTGCCTTTTGCTACAACCTGTTCGCCAACCGCTTTCTGAGCCACTTGAACAAGTACAATATGTTCTTTACCCTCGCGGGTTTCGTCGCAAGCCTGGTTGCCATCCTAGCGTGCGCGGCTCCAAACTTCCAAAGCGCCAAGTTTGTGTTTGGCGGGTTTATCAACAAATCTGGCTGGCCGAATGGTTGGGCCTGGCA TGCATTCTCCGTGACGGCCTACGATTCCACCATCCATATGATTGAAGAGATGCCGAACCCCACCACCCAGGGCCCCCGACTCATTATCTACGCCATCGGGATGGCGGTCATCACTGGATTTGGCTATATCGCCGCCGTGCTCGCCGTGATCAGTGATATTCCAAAGGCCATCGGTGCCTCGGAACCCCTTCTGGAGATCTATTACCAAGCCACGCAGAACAAGGCTGGCAGTATCTGCCTAATGATGTttcccctcctctccttcgtTCTATGCGCCATCGACGACATGGCCACCAGCGCCCGGATGGCCTACGCCCTGGcgcgcgacggcggcatgCCCTTCAGCAGCCACTTCGCCCACGTGAGCCCAACCTACGGCGTCCCCGTGGCGGGACTATTTTGGTGCTTCGCATGGGACATCGTCTTCGcgctcgtcttcctcggctcCGATGACGCCTTCAACGCCatcgtctccgccgccgtcgtCTGCTTCACCATCACCTACGCCATCCCCCCGGGAATCAACATGCTGCGCGGCCGCCGCATGCTCCCCGAGAACCGTAGCTTTAAGCTCCCCACCGCCATTGGCTACATCTGCAATGCCGCCGACGTCGCATGGGCACTACTGACTACTGTCCTCTTTATCTGGCCGACGTCGAGCCCGACCAGCGCTGTCAATATGAATTACTGCATCGTCGCCTTTGGCGTtatcatcgtcatcgctggctCGAATTGGATCTTCAGCGCTCGCAAGTCTTACACTCCGCCAGCCCTTGAACTCGTCCATGGCCACCAGACAGTTTCAGTCCCGATCGAGGCGAGCGAATCGACGGGTGAAAGCAAAGCGGGCCAGGTGGACAAACATGGCCTGGCAAAAACGGAGTGA
- a CDS encoding uncharacterized protein (ID:PFLUO_009376-T1.cds;~source:funannotate): protein MVTLTPIPVTLPKDKVPTKKNVRDIIGTFLPEEWPAVDPETLTMSYHESFVSAHCRVERPNTSTDRQMEPLKVFIKFHTDNGSGGVLEIFNHLAPSKQEEALLCYEFGRSGLGANVYGFFKTQDGTLGRIDEFLDARNMEPEDVEKSVIRADVARGLATFHLLKPALEKKSVGLYYEAVIAGLEKYYMMDKLKAFGKEAGVSVDRLVDYDFGTRVRKVVDKLESIGGKAGWCIHDVQFGNVMVKNNPRDGESSVALIDFEIVMRNYRAFDIGGHFMQKMFKWFDEENKIARCRKYTEEEKRHFSEVYASQWNTLTGDSDTGDQVFLESEYGYMLAISFDVHNMLCFMSEGDKDPLNLLGLNKLFDEFVGQYARLGLEDL from the coding sequence ATGGTCACCTTGACGCCCATTCCTGTGACACTCCCGAAAGACAAAGTGCCAACTAAAAAGAACGTCAGAGACATCATCGGCACATTCCTACCGGAAGAATGGCCTGCTGTGGATCCAGAGACCCTAACCATGTCATACCATGAATCGTTTGTCAGCGCCCACTGTCGTGTTGAGCGGCCGAATACAAGCACAGACAGGCAGATGGAGCCGCTAAAGGTGTTTATCAAGTTTCATACTGATAATGGCTCCGGGGGCGTTctcgagatcttcaaccaTCTGGCACCAAGCAAACAAGAGGAAGCGCTTCTCTGTTACGAATTCGGTCGGTCCGGACTAGGAGCCAACGTCTATGGATTCTTCAAGACGCAGGATGGCACGCTCGGGAGAATCGATGAGTTTCTAGATGCACGGAATATGGAGCccgaggatgttgagaagTCGGTTATCCGAGCGGATGTTGCTAGAGGGCTAGCTACGTTCCATCTCTTGAAGCCGGCGCTGGAGAAAAAGTCTGTCGGGTTATACTACGAGGCTGTCATCGCTGGACTGGAGAAGTACTACATGATGGACAAGTTAAAGGCATTTGGGAAGGAAGCAGGGGTCAGTGTGGACAGGCTAGTGGACTACGACTTTGGGACGAGGGTGAGGAAAGTGGTGGATAAGCTGGAGTCTATAGGAGGAAAGGCAGGATGGTGTATTCATGACGTCCAGTTCGGGAACGTTATGGTGAAGAATAATCCGAGGGATGGAGAGAGCAGCGTTGCGCTGATTGACTTTGAGATTGTGATGCGGAATTACCGAGCATTTGACATCGGAGGCCACTTCATGCAGAAGATGTTCAAATGGTTTGATGAGGAGAACAAGATCGCAAGGTGCAGGAAGTAtaccgaggaggagaagagacaTTTCTCTGAGGTGTATGCCAGCCAGTGGAACACGCTGACCGGGGATTCGGATACTGGGGACCAGGTGTTTCTGGAATCCGAATACGGATATATGTTGGCTATTTCGTTTGACGTCCATAACATGCTGTGCTTCATGAGTGAGGGCGACAAGGACCCGTTGAATCTTCTCGGGCTCAACAAGCTGTTCGATGAGTTTGTGGGGCAGTATGCCAGACTTGGGTTAGAAGATCTATGA
- a CDS encoding uncharacterized protein (ID:PFLUO_009378-T1.cds;~source:funannotate), with protein sequence MVNIQDLPAELLEHILSYIAEPDYDESAAKEGTVNKLQKELQRDLQRDDGDDDYEDIEDEDEDDDDEDECLRNICLVSQRFRALAQPFLFRYFEDDGWTGDIKKTIAFAKILYGQPDLGKHVQQITITPLLSEDSARELPEEDSKFFTDVIQGLDLADQEKQIWITGMKKSSIGVFAALLAHQTPNLRALHLPGGEFFMQPFTHLFSHNPSFLSNLESVHIENDAEECGHGYNIARYKPFLTLSRLILPTFEYGDLVDASFPSTWAPGTLATQQVAFHHCHLDAGAIKKFMQACKELKSFTYQNFTMDPEPMVPQTLNRRATSEFNAAQAHEAALLHKSTLEHFHVEFHRDIRALETIESVQAYLSSRPKVGSFRDFAVLDTIILPHAVLPPHPQFSASLQMLHITDCNSSIRNMVQNIAKDVKKGLYPVLTEFRVLAIDVTKPIKLPGQRIPPGKTPEQCFRSLHDLFKGTKVDFMIASYETSRFLDDDLDLEDDLDLEDEYGLYGPGAPSGGPGGRRRGPRMPGLFDLVMQRALEDPDFAHLRPHAGR encoded by the coding sequence ATGGTCAACATCCAGGACCTCCCAGCAGAGCTCCTGGAGCACATTCTGTCCTATATTGCCGAGCCCGACTATGATGAAAGCGCGGCCAAGGAAGGCACTGTGAACAAATTGCAGAAGGAACTACAAAGGGACCTACAGAGGGACGACGGGGATGATGACTATGAGGATATtgaggacgaagacgaagacgacgacgatgaggatgaatGTCTTCGCAATATCTGTCTCGTCTCGCAGAGGTTCCGCGCCCTTGCCCAACCGTTTCTCTTCCGCTATTTCGAGGATGATGGGTGGACCGGTGATATCAAGAAGACCATCGCGTTCGCCAAAATCCTTTATGGCCAGCCAGACCTCGGAAAGCATGTTCAGCAGATCACCATTACGCCTCTCCTATCCGAAGATAGTGCTCGGGAACTTCCCGAAGAGGACTCCAAGTTCTTCACAGATGTAATCCAGGGCCTTGATTTAGCCGACCAGGAGAAACAAATCTGGATAACGGGGATGAAGAAATCCTCCATCGGCGTTTTCGCGGCATTGCTGGCGCATCAGACCCCCAATCTTCGTGCTCTGCATCTGCCCGGCGGCGAATTCTTCATGCAGCCATTCACCCATCTCTTCAGTCACAATCCATCGTTCTTGTCGAACCTCGAGTCGGTCCATATCGAAAACGACGCAGAGGAATGTGGCCACGGCTACAATATTGCTCGCTACAAGCCAttcctcaccctctccaGACTCATTCTCCCGACGTTCGAGTAcggcgatctcgtcgacgcaTCGTTCCCCTCTACCTGGGCGCCGGGCACATTGGCGACACAGCAAGTGGCCTTCCACCACTGCCACCTCGATGCAGGTGCAATCAAGAAATTCATGCAGGCGTGCAAGGAACTGAAATCCTTCACCTATCAGAATTTCACCATGGATCCAGAACCCATGGTGCCCCAGACCCTCAATCGGAGAGCCACGAGCGAGTTCAATGCCGCGCAGGCCCACGAAGCAGCCCTCCTGCACAAAAGTACCCTCGAGCATTTCCACGTTGAGTTCCATCGAGACATACGGGCCCTCGAGACCATCGAGAGCGTTCAGGCATACCTGTCCAGCCGTCCCAAGGTCGGCTCGTTCCGCGACTTCGCCGTCCTCGACACTATCATACTCCCACATGCTGTTCTGCCACCACACCCGCAGTTCTCGGCCTCCCTCCAAATGCTCCATATCACCGACTGCAACTCCTCGATTCGGAACATGGTCCAGAACATCGCCAAAGACGTCAAAAAGGGACTGTACCCGGTGCTTACGGAGTTCAGGGTCCTCGCGATCGATGTCACCAAGCCGATCAAACTTCCCGGGCAGCGCATTCCGCCGGGGAAAACGCCCGAACAATGCTTCCGCTCTCTGCACGATCTGTTCAAAGGAACGAAAGTGGATTTCATGATCGCGTCGTATGAAACATCGAGGttccttgatgatgaccttgaccTCGAAGACGACCTTGACCTAGAGGATGAGTATGGTTTATATGGGCCTGGCGCACCGTCAGGGGGACCCGGGGGGCGGAGAAGAGGCCCTCGGATGCCAGGGCTTTTCGATTTGGTTATGCAGCGCGCTTTGGAGGATCCGGACTTTGCGCACCTTCGTCCGCATGCTGGGCGATGA